The genomic interval GGTGTTTTTAATGGGCGGAGCTATTTATTCGGCTGCGAGTTATTTTGGAAAGAAAGGTTCACAGAAAAGGTTTTGGGGAAATGTACTGATTGCCATTGGGGCCTTGTTGCCGGGCATTGGCGGTACGAGCACGAGGTTCGGTCATGTGGAAGTACTGTACATCACTGAACTGATCGGACTCATTTTAATTTTCATCGCTTACGTGATTATGCAGAGCGACCGGACTGCTTCAGTACATGCGGCACAGCAAATGGCAGGAGCATAAGCTTTAGTCAAATCTTATACAACCGATTGCTATTGTAAATGCTACTGAATAATTGACAGGCCAAATACTATAACTTCACCACTTTCATAGTTCGAACGGAACCATCTCCGAGCATTACCCTCACCAAATAAATTCCCGGTTGGTAGCTTTCTCCAAAAGAAGCATCCATTGTTATATTATTTAACAATTCTAATTGTTTTCCCGAAAGATCATAGACGATTATATTCTTTATTTCCTGAGAAGAATAAAGCCGGAAGCTTCCTGCTGATGGATTTGGTGCAATACTTATAAATCTGCTGTTGGAGATTATCTCTTTCTTTTCAACAGCACTTGTATTTTCTTTACCATTCAATTCATCCATCTGTGTACCTGTTAATTTAAAGAGCCAAACATCATCATCTCCTTTATTTGCTGTTACATCTCCGTCTGATGATTGTGACCAGGCAGCAATTACAAGACTTCCATCCGCTTTTTGCAGCGAAGCAGGTTCTCTGTCATTCGTCGAACCACCTAAGGAAAGCTGGCCTTGTAGTTTTCCGCGTTCATCGATCTTCAGCAGCCAAACATCCTGACCGCCATGGTTGCCTTGTACCTCGCCATCGTCCCCCTCATTGGTTGCACCTACGATATACCCTCCGTCTTTGGAGAGAATGATATGTGAAGCTTGTTCGTCATTAACGCCTCCATATGTTTTTTGCCATTGCAGGTTGCCCATGCTGTCTAATTTGGTGACCCACACATCCTGGTATCCATGATTGATACGCACATCTCCTGTGCTACTGTACGTGTAGCCGGCTGCTATGCAACCGCCATCGGGTGTCAATTGTAAATCTGAAGGACTCTCATCATTATTACCGCCCAGACAATTTTGCCACAGAATGTTTCCCTGACGATCTAACTTAAACACCCAAAAATCAAATCCATCAACATAGTGGATGTTATCATAATGGTGGCCTACTACATCCCCATCATGCGACTGAGCAGAAGCTGCAACGATGTAACTGCCTTCAGGAGTTTGCTTAATGGAATACCCTATTTCAAAATGACTTCCGCCGAAACACTTTTGCCATTCCAAGTTTCCAACACTATCTATTTTTATGATCCAGCAATCTTCCTGCCCATGATTACCTGATACATCCCCATCGTTTGAATCCGTCTCGCCTACCATTATGTAACCACCATCTTCGGTAGATGCAATACTTAAAGCAGTTTCATCACCACTTCCACCGTAAGTTTTTTCCCATTGTAAAATACCATTTGCATCTATTTTAATGAGCCATGCATCTGAACTTCCATGATTAACTAAGATATCTCCATCTGTGGAGGAAGTGCTTCCTGCAATAATATATCCCCCATCTTTTGTTTGGAACCCACAGTTAGCAATATCATAACCCGAGCCTCCAAATGTTTGCGACCACTGCATCATACCTAATGAATCTGTTTTAATTATAAAATAATCTGTTATACCCTTAAAATCAAAAATATTACCATCCGAAGATTGAGTAAAACCTGTTATGAAATATCCTTTATCGAAGGTTTTAAAAATTGAATTGGGTACATCGCCTAAGGTTCCTCCATAGTTATGCTGCCATTCTATTAAATGTGATTGAGCCAAAGATTCAGAAAGATGAAGCATAGCCATTAAAAAAAGTATAAAAAAAATGGTTTTCATTTTATCTTTTTGTTTGATTTTTGAAATTATTTGCCTGTTTTAACAATCTTGTTAAACCTAATATTACCAGTAGAATCAAATAATGAGATTAAGTAAATACCAGGTTGGTATCTTTCGCCAAATGAGGTTTGATATGATGCAAGCGTAAATGACTCGATCAAATGACCTGTCAGGTCAAATACATTTATCGCATATCCCAGCGAATTAGTTTCAAGATAAAATGAATTCTGAGTTGGGTTTGGATAAATAACAATTGATTCAGTATTCTCATTTGACAAGCGTTGGGAAGCGCAAATGGTGGGTACTGGCGAAGACTTTTGATAACTGTAGGTAGTATTAGTTGAAGGATTAGTGTAAGCAGAATAGTAAAAACCATTAGGCTTTGTTAATGTAATTGTAATCTTATGGTCCGTTGCATTATTTAAAAATGGAAATTGGGTTTTGAGGTTTACTCCAGTAATATAAAAAGTTCCTGTTTCACCGGGAAGTATATATGGTCCTGAACTATTACTACTTTTTTCAAAGTTTACAGTTTGCGCAACTGATGAAGCAACAATATTTGAAGTACCATTCTGTTGTATTTCTACGACATAATCGAAAGTTTTTAAAACTGCAGATACATTATCGTTTTGTACATTAAAACGGAAATCGGCAATATTTGTATTATTATTTGTGGTGCAATTATCAAATTTAATGCTACTGCTTGGCACCGAAAAATCCATAATAGTATCATAGTCTGAAACAACAGCATCTTTATCGCAAATGATATTGTGAAAAAACAACGCCGATTGCGTATAAATGAAAGGCCATTTGTTTCCATCCACCGTTTCGAAGGAATGGGTTCCGCCGGGTACACCGTAATATTGAACTTTAAAGTCGGTGCTGTTTTGAATATTATAGTCTATAATCTTGTCATAGATTTTTTTAGGTCCCCATAAGAAGCCATTATACAATACATGATGATGGCAAGTTCCGTTATTACAATTATCGCATATAGTAGAAAGGCAAAAATCATAAACCTTATTATTTTCCGTACCGCAATTAGCACCAGTCTCTATTACGTAATTGCTTTCAAAATTATCTCTTGCGGGAACAGTAGCATCACTCAACCCATCGAACTCAATTATCGGGATGTGATCACCTCCATTGAATACATAGAGAGGCAATACGTCAGGATCCTGTGTATCTACAGGTGGTGCATAGTTGCCACCGTACTCCGGAACGCCTCCCTTTATATTAAAAATACCCTTGATGGCATCTATTGCTGCCTTTGTATTTTGAGTAGTGCTGAAATATAAAGTTACCGCATCATCTCCATTGGTGCTTTCTGCAAGATCTATTTTGAACGGCACGTCTACACTATTGCCATTGCAGGTAATGGATTTAGTAGAGTGAAGTGATGTTGCCAGGCTTTTGTCCTCTAATTCATTATTAGAGTTCAAGGCATCATTAATATCGCATTCATCATAGTAAGCCGTAGTTACTGCTGTTACCGCTCCGGCGCTGCTGCCACCTATAAAAATGCGGGTCATATCCAGAAAAGGCATGTCTAAAACATAACCCTTGCCATTAGCATTGTAATTTCCTTTTGATATGGCTTTCAAGGCGCGCAGCGCCAATCGGGCATCCTGCACAGCTCTTACAAGAAGGTAATTGTTGTTTGCATCATCGCACTGAGGATGCGTCTTATCGGTTCTGTACTTAATAGTTGCTACAATAAAGCCGCGTGCAGCAAGTGAATCGCAGGTCTGTTCATTCTCACCATCTTTTTTTGCTGAGTTAAAGCCGCCGCCCGGGAGAAATAAAAGCACCGGATATTTTCGCTGGCCACTTAGTAATGAATTGCTTTGTGAATCAGAAAAGCTATCGGTATCACTTGAAGAATCGGCTTTGGTGGTATCTGCATCATACCAATCTTCATCACCCTCATCATAATCGCTGCTATCATCATAAGTATCACTCTCATCTGATGCTTGACTTTCCTCATCAGCATTTAAAGAACTGGTGCAATTTGTAGTACCGCTATAAAATTTAACAGGGAAGTAAATATCCATCTTATAGGTGGGGCCGGCTGTATCCGTAATATTGGAGCTGTTGAAATAAGATTTGTATTTGTTAACCCCCATAGGTGACAAAGGGGATATTTTTAATTGCCGCTACGTCATTATTATTATTTACAAAAACCTCCAAACCGGCGTTGGAACCAGACGAGGTAAGGAGCGTCCAATCAACAATACCTACGCTTGCGGATGTATTGTACCATTTTGTACCATTAATGCAAGGATTCTCCGGGCAGCAATCACAGATATAAGTTGGAGGCGAAATTTCCTGGGCAAATAGGGATGAACTATAGAGACAAAAAATACATAAAGAAGAAATTGTAAAACGGAAATAGGCCTTCATAGAAAAATCATTAAAGGGTGAACAATAATGTTTAAATCAAGCTGCATAGAGTTATGAAGTTACCGCTATGGATTGTAACTCCATAATTGAATTCCGCAACTCTATTTTTTCTATTACGGATTTCCGCAACTGAGGTATGGGTTATTTTTCTGCCTTAGCCATTGTGAATCCAAAGGTAGATCCCACGCCTTTCTTGCTTCTTACATTAATGGTTTGCCCATGCGCTTCTATCAGGTGCTTTACAATCGCAAGACCCAGACCGGTGCCACCCTGCTCGCGTGAGCGACTTTTGTCTACGCGGTAAAAGCGCTCGAAAAGACGGGGAAGGCTTTCTTCCGTAATGCCCAGGCCATCATCGGTAACTTCTGTAAGGATGTTGTCGCCCATCTCGTAAAAGCTGGCAACAGTGTTCCCGTTTTCCTTACCATATTTAATGGAATTATCGACAAGGTTTGTGAGCACCTGCCTGGTTCGTTCTTTATCCGCCCATACATAAAAAGGGCGCTCACAACCTTTCTTCACAGAGAAGCGTATCTTTTTCGTAGCCGCTCTAAACTCAAATTCTTCAAACACATCTTTGGTAAGTGAATGCATGTCGAAGGTTTCCTTTTCAAGCTTTACATCACCGCTTTCCAGCTTAGAAATTTCTTCAAGGTCATTTATCAGGTTTGAAAGTCGCTCGATGCTGGAGGCAGATTTCTCGAGAAAATGCTTTTCTACTTCCTTGTCATCCATGGCACCATCAAGGAGTGTGTGGATGTAACCCTGGATGCTAAAGAGGGGAGTCTTTATTTCATGCGAAAGGTTTGACAGAAATTCTTTACGGTATTGCTCCGCCTTTTTTAATGATTCTATTTCCCGGCTGCGGTTTTCTGCCCATTGAATTACTTCGGCTTCGGCTTCTGAAACGGGATCATCTTCGCGAACTGATTTTCCAAGGATATCGCTTGTAAACCGATCGAGCTTAAGCGAATGGATGGTTTTGTAAATCAGCTTAATTTTCCGGTAGATAAATCGCTCCAATGCGTAATAAAATAAATAGTTGGAGAAGATGAAGACGCTGACAAAAATTAAAAGGTAGTGCAGCACAGGCTTTACCTGGTATTCATCAAAAGCATATGCAAGCAGTATGGTAAGAGCAGCAACAGCAAGTGAGATATAAAGAGCTACCGAGCGCGGTTTTAGATTTTTCATTTTATTTTTCAGCTTTCAGCACCAGCTTTCAGGT from Chitinophagales bacterium carries:
- a CDS encoding T9SS type A sorting domain-containing protein — translated: MSPMGVNKYKSYFNSSNITDTAGPTYKMDIYFPVKFYSGTTNCTSSLNADEESQASDESDTYDDSSDYDEGDEDWYDADTTKADSSSDTDSFSDSQSNSLLSGQRKYPVLLFLPGGGFNSAKKDGENEQTCDSLAARGFIVATIKYRTDKTHPQCDDANNNYLLVRAVQDARLALRALKAISKGNYNANGKGYVLDMPFLDMTRIFIGGSSAGAVTAVTTAYYDECDINDALNSNNELEDKSLATSLHSTKSITCNGNSVDVPFKIDLAESTNGDDAVTLYFSTTQNTKAAIDAIKGIFNIKGGVPEYGGNYAPPVDTQDPDVLPLYVFNGGDHIPIIEFDGLSDATVPARDNFESNYVIETGANCGTENNKVYDFCLSTICDNCNNGTCHHHVLYNGFLWGPKKIYDKIIDYNIQNSTDFKVQYYGVPGGTHSFETVDGNKWPFIYTQSALFFHNIICDKDAVVSDYDTIMDFSVPSSSIKFDNCTTNNNTNIADFRFNVQNDNVSAVLKTFDYVVEIQQNGTSNIVASSVAQTVNFEKSSNSSGPYILPGETGTFYITGVNLKTQFPFLNNATDHKITITLTKPNGFYYSAYTNPSTNTTYSYQKSSPVPTICASQRLSNENTESIVIYPNPTQNSFYLETNSLGYAINVFDLTGHLIESFTLASYQTSFGERYQPGIYLISLFDSTGNIRFNKIVKTGK
- a CDS encoding T9SS type A sorting domain-containing protein; amino-acid sequence: MKTIFFILFLMAMLHLSESLAQSHLIEWQHNYGGTLGDVPNSIFKTFDKGYFITGFTQSSDGNIFDFKGITDYFIIKTDSLGMMQWSQTFGGSGYDIANCGFQTKDGGYIIAGSTSSTDGDILVNHGSSDAWLIKIDANGILQWEKTYGGSGDETALSIASTEDGGYIMVGETDSNDGDVSGNHGQEDCWIIKIDSVGNLEWQKCFGGSHFEIGYSIKQTPEGSYIVAASAQSHDGDVVGHHYDNIHYVDGFDFWVFKLDRQGNILWQNCLGGNNDESPSDLQLTPDGGCIAAGYTYSSTGDVRINHGYQDVWVTKLDSMGNLQWQKTYGGVNDEQASHIILSKDGGYIVGATNEGDDGEVQGNHGGQDVWLLKIDERGKLQGQLSLGGSTNDREPASLQKADGSLVIAAWSQSSDGDVTANKGDDDVWLFKLTGTQMDELNGKENTSAVEKKEIISNSRFISIAPNPSAGSFRLYSSQEIKNIIVYDLSGKQLELLNNITMDASFGESYQPGIYLVRVMLGDGSVRTMKVVKL
- a CDS encoding sensor histidine kinase; translation: MKNLKPRSVALYISLAVAALTILLAYAFDEYQVKPVLHYLLIFVSVFIFSNYLFYYALERFIYRKIKLIYKTIHSLKLDRFTSDILGKSVREDDPVSEAEAEVIQWAENRSREIESLKKAEQYRKEFLSNLSHEIKTPLFSIQGYIHTLLDGAMDDKEVEKHFLEKSASSIERLSNLINDLEEISKLESGDVKLEKETFDMHSLTKDVFEEFEFRAATKKIRFSVKKGCERPFYVWADKERTRQVLTNLVDNSIKYGKENGNTVASFYEMGDNILTEVTDDGLGITEESLPRLFERFYRVDKSRSREQGGTGLGLAIVKHLIEAHGQTINVRSKKGVGSTFGFTMAKAEK